GCGCCGGCAGAGATAAATCAGGAGGAACACCAGGAAGACAACAAACAGGATTAGGATTACCAAGGCCAGGATGATATAGATCGTAGAGCCCTCTTGTGACTTTTCCCTAGGACGTTCTGCcagaagagaaggaagcagagattTAAGCTGAGAGACTTTTGGGGGGGTTTCACTTGCCCCCCAAAATATTAGACTTCGCTTTTGAAGGAGGCTACCATTCTACCTCCCTCAGTCTATATGATTTAGCTGAGCTTCACCCCATCCTCTGGTTCCTAGGATGGGActtgagctttctttttttaaaattttttattatgtgtTGGGGCAGAGCCGATTAACAAATGACGTTGTGTTAATTTcgggtgaacagcgaagggactcagctatacatatatatgtatccattctcccccaaacccctctcctGCCCAGGttgtcacataacattgaacagagttccacctgctgtatagtaggtccttgttggttatccattttaaatatagcagcatgtACAAGCCGGAGGATGGGACTTTGACCTGGGCCTGGCCAATCAGAGCATTCCATTCTCTCTGGCTGCTGCAATTGGTTCATGAGGTGGGATCTAAGTTGAGCCAATGAGAGCCAGCCTTCAGACTCTGGCTAGAGCTATTGAAAGTGGGGTATTCTTTCCCTTGGGATTACTAAACTGGTGGGCTGTGAGCCTATAAACTGCTGGGGATCATCTTACCTTCCTGAGGGGAAAGCCTGCCAGGGAATAAAGCCagcaaaagagaagcagagacaaCAGAGGTCAAGAAAAGTTCCTGGGTTACACAGCTGGAGCACTTGGATCTAACCATACCTGAAGGTGAAGTTCTAATAAAGTACCATTTTTGCCTGGACTATTTTGAGTTGAGCTTCTATCAATTGCAAATGACAGAGTTCTGTCTAATATACTTGGAAAAGCCTTCCTGAGTCCATTGGGAAGAGGCATTATGCAACCTCCCCAGCCTGGGTTTGCAGAGGGGCTGTGTCCAGGTGGCTGTACAGTGGTTCCAACGGTTCAGATGGTGAGTTAACAGACAGTAAAGCTGAGCCCGTTGAACCTTCCATGCAGGGGCTTAGAGAAAGAATGGGAGCTTGGGAGCATTCTTGTGGTTGAGGGACTCCTTTAACCAGGGACCACCTATAAACCCCTCCCTCAGAGGGAATCCTACTTCGATATCCTCTTTGATATCTATCCTgagttcctctgtcctccccacccagggggcTCCTCACCTCTGACCAGGATGGTCACGTTTGCCTGGTTGGTCCCTAGGGCGTTGGTGACAAGGCAGATGAAAGTCACATTGATGGTCTCGTCCACAGTATGAATCAGGAGCTGAGTGCCCTGGACCACAGCAGAGACTGGCAGGGTTCCGTTGGGCCTAGGAGAGACAGATGGGTGAGGAAGTGGTCTCAGTCAGAGGCCTAGAGTAGCTGGTGTTGGGGCACCCACTGTACAGCAGGAATATAGCAACTCTCACGCCGTCTACAATACAAGTTCAGAGCAAGCCGGGAGTTCCCCCACTCTGCCTCTCACACTCCCATCCACCCTATCAGCAAACCCTGTCTGCCCCACGTTCAAAATCCACACAgatggacttgcctggtggtccagtggttaagaatctgcctgctaatcaATCCAAGGGATGTgagctcgatccctggttggggatctgggatctcacatgctgaggggcaactaagcttgcAAGTCAAAAGTACTGAGCCCAGGCACCTCAGCTAGAGAGCCTGTCTGCTGCAAACCACAGAGTCCATGTactctggagcctgtgcaccatgaccagagagaagcccacacgctgcaaggaagatcccgtgtgcagcaactaagacccaactcaaccaaaaacaaacattaaaaacaaagagaatgtaGCCAAAGTCTCTCCTCTGTCTAgttactgttgctgttcagttgctaagttgtgtccgactctgcgaccccatggattgcagccctccaggctcccctgtccttcactatctcccagagtttgctcaaattcatgtccattgagtcgatgatgctatctaaccatgtcatcctctgatgccctcttctcctcctgccctcaatctttcccagcatcagggtcttttccaatgagtcggctcttcccatcaggtggccaaagtactggagcttcagctgcagcatcagtcctttcaatgaatattcagggttgatttcctataggattgactggtttgatctccttgcagtccaagggactctcaagagtctttaccagcaccgcaatttgaaagcatcagttcttcagccctctGTCCAGAGTCCTTCCTTAAAGGAAAAGTCCTGACCATGGGCACAGGTCCCACACAAGCTGGCCCCCTGATGCACTGATCCATTTGCTCCTGCCTCCATATCCATGGTGGCTGACTTCTTGACCCTGGAACGCTTCAGTTATGTTCCCACCTCAGGTCTTTGCATATGCTGTTCCCTatgcctggaatgcccttcccaTTGGTACCCACACAGATCACCCTCACTTCCTTCAGTCCTCTACTCAGACATCACCTTTCTGACACCTTCCTTGGTTACCCTTTCAACTGTAGCAACCCCCCGCCTCCTCTGCAAGATCTTTCCCACAGCATTTATCACCacctgaagactcttgagagtcccttggactgcaaggagatccaaccagtccattctgaaggagatcagccctgggatttctttggaaggaatgatgctaaagctgaaactccagtactttggctacctcatgcgaagagctgactcattggaaaagactctgatgctgggaggggttgggggcaggaggagaaggggatgatggaggatgagatggctggatggcatcactgactcgatggacatgagtctgagtgaactccaggagttggtgatagacagggaggcctggcgtgctgcgattcatggggtcgcaaagagttggacacaactgagcaactgaactgaactgaactgacacactcCATCCTTAAAAATggtatcttgtttatttttctgtaaattaaaaattttttttttaaattttggccacaccctaaagcttgtgggatcttcgttccctgacctgTGATTGAACTCCAGGGGCCCTTGgcagggaaaatgtggaaacataaCTTGTGACCCACCAAGGAATTCTGACATTACCTTGTTTGTCTCTCTCCCCAGATCTGGAGATTTGAGAGGGGGgaatttggttcttttttcaTTTACCAAAGCCtgtgggtggtgctagtggtaaagagcacaCTCTTAGGAGTCCTAAGAGGTACAAATTCAGTCCctggtggagaagatcccctggaggagagaatggcaacccactccagtattcttgcctggagaatcccaaggacagaggagcctggcgagctacagtacatggagtcacaaaaagtcggacatgactgaagtgacttagcacgcagcacGTGGGTCAATAGCATCCGACACACAGTAAGTAGTCAAGAAACACTggtttagggacttctctggtgggccagtggctaagactccgccttcccaattcagggggtccatgttcgatccctggtcagggaactagatcccacatagcACAACTAaaacccggtgcagccaaataaatagataaatatttaaaaagaacgaAAGAAACACTGgtttaatggacagaggagaccggggcatgggtttgggtattCTGCAGAGCTGGCATGGAAAGCTGGCCGTATGGTTTGTGAGCCTGAATTGCATTGCTTTGAGACAGGAAGGTAAAGGCCAGCTGTCAATACCAATCAAAAACCTTCGATTGGCAGCCCCACTGGCCGACCATTGACACATGATTGGCTGTCCACAGAGCTGGACTGCTGGGGATGCCCGCCACCGTGACATTTGCATAGTTGAGAACGGGAAAGCACCTCTGTATCCCCAGGTGGGACTGGTTATGTCATCGACAGCCTCATCTGCAACAGAGTCCTAGACCCTCAAAGAAGCAGGTGGTGGGGTTTTGAAATGCATAAATGTTGAGGACTGTTGGATAGATGGCAAGAGGGATGGATTGAAGGGGAGGAATGTGATAAACCAAGTCCGGGAAAATGTTAGTGAGAGAATCCACACAGCGGGGTTTTGAATGTTTACTGGAAAATGCTTACAAGACTTCTGTAGGCTTGAAACATTTCCCGATAAAATGCTGGGGGAAAATAGATCTATGTGCCCTGACTTGGAAAGGTGTTCacgagagggacttccctggtggcccagcagttaagactctgcacttccacagcAAAGgcgcgtgggttccatccctggtcagggaactgagatcagATATGCTGTGAGGTGTGGCAAAGACGAAACAAAAACGAAAGAAATgtattcatggacagaggaaagttttcaaaattatacatacagcacagtttctttcttttttttttagaaatattgaaaaaaagacaggaaggaTATGTAACAAAGGGTAACAGTGATGCTTCTGGAGATGACTGGGTACAGGACTATAAgagctattttcttctttttactcaTAACCATATTGCCTAAAGTTTCTACAGTGCTCATAAGTTATTTTTGTAATAACAAAAACTGGGCCCAATAAAAATTAGGTTAAACCATTTACCCCTTTGCCTTTATCTTTCCCCACTTTTATCCTTGGTCTCAACAGGAATTTGAGGAAGTTTTTTGATTGCTCTGCTCCTCAATCGAGAAAATCAGGAAGGGGCTACTTATCTGGTGGTagcttccagtggttaagaatctgccttgcaatgagggtttgatccctggagttcagttggtaaagaattttggtagctcagttggtaaagaaaatttggtaaagaatctgcctacaatgctggagacccaggttcgattcctgggttgggaagatgccctggagaaggaataggttacccactccagcattcttgggcttcccttgtggctcatttggtaaagaataagcccgcaatgtgggagacatgggttcgatccctgggttgagaagatcccctggagaagggaaaggctacacactcgtattctggcctggagaataccacggactgtatagtccacagggtcgcaaagagtcggacacgactgagcgattttcacttggggaactaagatcccgcatgcccttggggcaactgagcctgtgcgctgTACCTGCTGAGCATgcgcgccacaactagagagtctgcgcCACGACAAAgaccccacgtgccgcaactaaacccgatgcagccaaatacatagatattttaaaaaatgagaatgggGATGGGACAGAATTTGCTCTGTAAGAGGTGACTGAGCAGGTTACACAAGGTGGCTGGGGAGGTGGCACAGTCCAGGGCTTAAGAGGATTGGGTTTGGAGCCAGACGCCGACGGGAGAGTCACCTCTATACTCATGTGCCCGGGCAGATGACCACAGCTCCCGGGCAGATCTTTAACTCAGTCCTGGCGATAGTGCAGACTCTGGCCGGAGCGTGGGGATCACGTGGGGTGCAGGtaagtacctggcacacagcaggcaccccATAAAGAGCAGGTGTGTCAACAAACCTGGACTTTATCACCTCATCAACTCTGTGCATACAAGATATTTTCCTGGGGGCCCACAGTTgacttcttgttttgtttttaactttcctGCCTACATCCCTCCTTCCTCAGACCCAGgagtccaggcccccagcccctccttcctCTGACCCTGgagtccaggcccccagcccctccttcctCTGACCCAGAAACTCACGTGCTCCAGTTGTAGCCCGTGGGCTCTGGTTTGCTGTGGATGTCACAGTTCAGGGCAACCTCTCTACGGCCGATGTACCAGTTGTCATCATAGCCGGATATGGAGACCTCGGGGGGGTCTGGGggaaacagacacacaggctcAGAGACAGGGAGCCTTCAAGGGCCTAAAGATAGCTGGGATTCATGTCACAACAGGAAGAGGGCTTTGGCAGGTTTGGGGAACAGCTCAAGGTGGAGAGGCCTGGGAGGGGTCTGGGCAATGGGTTCCAGCTTCCGCACCAAGAATAGAAGCCTGGGAGTCCTAAGCAGGGTGCTAGgacaggggtcacagagagcgCTTCTCAGGATCTGCTtctctattggttttccctataAAGCCAGGTCCTGGCATGCCTGGGATGTCCTGTGAGAAAAAGCCTCCTTCTGGGTGTTCATAACACATGTGAGCATATTCAAGGCTCTGACAAGTCCTGCAGGAGAGAATCCTGGATGACTGCATTTCAGTCTGTGTGTTACCCAACTCAAATATGACCAACAGGGAAGATTTTTAAAGTCCCCAGGGGGAAGGCCAATGAGACGGGgtgtttttgtatgtgtgttgggAAGGAGTCAGTTTAGACACCCTCCTCACTCAGATCCAGTTGAGGGGGTCGGGTGTAGACAGTGCAGCAACTGTCAGGCAGGGAGTAGTCAGTCCAGACAGTGATAGGAGGACCCAGTCCGTAGATGAGCCAGTGTAGACTACAGTGGGGCAAAGGGGAGTGTAGACTacacggggggtgggggtggggacactgTAGGCAGTTCTCCAGAATAGCCAGTGTAGACAATGTTGTGGGTCGGTGTGAGAGAGTATCTAGGAGAACCTGAGTAGAAAATGCAGGGTGTCAAGGCAGCAGTGGTCAATTGCCAACTGCCCTCAGCTGGTGGCCTAAAGGAGTGGTGTAGACAGTGAGGGCAATGCTGTCTGGGGCCCACAGGAGCCAGTATAGATAACAGTGTGTGTGTACGCTCAGTagcgtctaactctttgtgacaccatgaacggtagcccaccagcttcctcttgtctgtggaattttccaagaatactggagtgggttttcatttcctcctccaggggatcttcccgacccagggatcaaacctgcatctcctgcattggcaggcagattctttaccagtagcgccacctgggaagcccagacggTATTATGGCAGTGTGGGAAACACAGGGGAGTTGGTATCGATGGCGAGGAAGCAGTGTAGCAGTGTGTACGAGGTCAGTGTGGACAGTTGCCCAGGGAAGAGGGTGTAGGCACTGTGTGCGGGCTCAAGAGAGCATATGTGGGGTGTCCGTGTAGACAGCGGCCCCCAGGGAGCAGTGTGAACTGTGGTATAAAAAGCTGGTAGAGtccttccctagcagtccagtgtttaagactcagCGCTTCCATTGcacagggcatgggtttgatccctggtcagggaactaagaggcttccctcgtggtgctagtggtgaagaatccgtctgccaatgcaggagacataagagcctcgggttcactccctggatggggaagatcccctggagaagggcatggcaacccactccagtattcttgcctggagaatcccatggacagaagaccctggtgcagtccatggggttgcaaaaagttggacacaactgaagtgacagcatgcacgTAGGcaccgggaactaagatcccacataccctgtggtatggccaaaaggggaaaaaaaaaaaaaagaagctggtaTAGACAATAAAGGACAGGGTTATCTATGGCCCAGGGGAGTCGGTGTAGACGATGTGGGGATGGGTGTAAGGCAATAGTCAGAGAGCCAGCTCTGATGATGAAATGATGTAATGCTGAAAGTGCCCCTCGGAGTCAGTGTAGGGGGCGGGTGGAGACAGCTGTCCAATGGCAGGGGGAGGGTGGAGACAGCTGTCCAATGGCAGGGGGAGGGTGGAGACAGCTGTCCAATGGCAGGGGGAGGGTGGAGACAGCTGGCCAATGGCAGGGGGAAGGTGAAGACAGCTGGCCAATGGCAGGGGGAGGGTGGAGACAGCTGGCCAATGGCAGGGGGAGGGTGGAGACAGCTGGCCAATGGCAGGGGGAGGGTGGAGACAGCTGGCCAATGGCAGGGGGAGGGTGGAGACAGTGGCCATTGGCAGGGCGGTGGTGGAGACAGTCTGGCAGCCCCTCCCGCCCTTGCTCACACTTAGACCCACTCACAGGACACAGCCAGGGTCATGGGGAGCACCATGGGCTCCTCCAAGCTCTCGTGCTCCACTCTGCAGGTGATGTTCCTGCCGTCCACCTGGCTGGACGGTGTTAAGATTAAGAGGCTGATGACGGTGACGGTGCCAGGCAGAGGCCCTGGCACCTGGGTGGTATTGGTCTTTTCATCTGAGGACCAGGAGATGCGGGCAGGTGGGTGACCTCCGGTGGAGACACAGCGAGCCACCGGCACAGGGTTCGGGCTGAGCGGGATGTCCAGGGTCTCAACCTTGTTCTGGGGCTGGGCTGAGAAGAGGAGCAAAAGACACGGGTTACGCCTCACCAACAGTTATGCAACAAACATCTCAGCAGCAGGGGAGTACCGAGATGAGGGTACCGGATGTGGCCATGTTCAAATCCCTGC
The nucleotide sequence above comes from Bos indicus x Bos taurus breed Angus x Brahman F1 hybrid chromosome 18, Bos_hybrid_MaternalHap_v2.0, whole genome shotgun sequence. Encoded proteins:
- the PVR gene encoding poliovirus receptor is translated as MAPAFVFTRRLLLQFLLFLFWTNLGAGTKIITVLAPVQVSGFLGENVTLPCKLHPLEHNVTVTQVTWTKQRQAEPARSVAVFHPTQGPSFHESSRLEFMAAKPGEKLQDASLAVRELRVEDEANYTCQFATFPNGDKSARTQLRVLAQPQNKVETLDIPLSPNPVPVARCVSTGGHPPARISWSSDEKTNTTQVPGPLPGTVTVISLLILTPSSQVDGRNITCRVEHESLEEPMVLPMTLAVSYPPEVSISGYDDNWYIGRREVALNCDIHSKPEPTGYNWSTPNGTLPVSAVVQGTQLLIHTVDETINVTFICLVTNALGTNQANVTILVRERPREKSQEGSTIYIILALVILILFVVFLVFLLIYLCRRKNSRRNQYSPTANGTVIYSAVASNSQDPSTEGTR